The following proteins are co-located in the Camelina sativa cultivar DH55 chromosome 12, Cs, whole genome shotgun sequence genome:
- the LOC104731607 gene encoding dof zinc finger protein DOF4.5-like, translating into MDNLIVFADEDDNQQLNGVKPPPRACARCSSNNTKFCYFNNYRVSQPRYFCKRCRRYWTHGGALRNVPIGGGCRKAKRAWIDKSPVSRMVSPDIQQVTPDIQQVNHQPFSYVQENNEFVGSFGASSSSVASGTVGNHFGSLSDIRGGMVPNVPPPPQSFQPNYRLDFQNGPFENDYYNVGSSTNPFINQSIGGGYVDNHNGYGMEPYKWNQSFNNTLSMNHDASTTGSRGSDMTMMNNDNKNKIRYNSVIKHPCHIEKHGP; encoded by the coding sequence ATGGATAACTTGATCGTTTTTGCAGATGAAGACGACAACCAACAACTGAATGGAGTGAAGCCCCCACCGCGAGCATGTGCAAGGTGTAGCTCCAACAACACCAAGTTCTGCTACTTCAACAACTATCGCGTGTCCCAGCCACGCTACTTCTGCAAGAGATGTCGTAGATATTGGACTCATGGTGGGGCTTTAAGGAACGTACCAATTGGTGGAGGCTGCCGTAAAGCCAAGCGGGCTTGGATAGATAAGTCTCCTGTCTCTCGTATGGTTTCTCCTGACATCCAACAGGTTACTCCTGACATCCAACAGGTTAATCATCAACCTTTCTCGTATGTTCAAGAAAACAATGAGTTTGTTGGATCTTttggtgcttcttcttcttctgttgcttcTGGTACGGTTGGAAACCATTTCGGTTCTTTGTCTGATATTCGTGGTGGTATGGTACCAAATGTGCCTCCTCCACCTCAAAGTTTCCAACCAAATTATCGCCTAGATTTTCAAAATGGACCATTTGAAAATGATTATTACAATGTTGGATCCAGTACTAATCCTTTCATAAACCAATCAATTGGTGGTGGTTATGTTGATAATCACAACGGTTATGGCATGGAGCCATACAAGTGGAACCAGAGCTTCAACAACACTCTGAGCATGAATCATGACGCCAGCACTACTGGAAGCAGAGGATCTGACATGACCATGATGAACAacgacaacaaaaacaagatcagATACAACAGTGTGATTAAGCATCCTTGTCATATAGAGAAGCATGGTCCATAA